A segment of the Carya illinoinensis cultivar Pawnee chromosome 1, C.illinoinensisPawnee_v1, whole genome shotgun sequence genome:
acatttttaattttaattttttatttaattattacctaatcattaaactttttctaaataaaacacGAAATacaattcaatcttttcaaattctaaaataaaaataatattataataatattataatttttataatatttttattcagttttttctcttatatttctcaaaatattataaaacattatactttaaactattttattattattaataaatttcccATCATTATCTCATTCCCAAAATTAAACATCCCTTACCTAATTGATTAGAACGTCGCTGTTTGATCCATGACTGATATTTTAAGATCGAATTATGTGTACGTACGAGTTTTCCAAGTTGGTCCTTCTGGTTAGCAGAAAGGTAGCtactcttttaatttattattatttgtcctATCGGTCAGATCATCGACATGATGTCAGGAAATATGTAgccagaaatatatatatatatatattttaaatggcaATCACATGATATATAGAATTGATCTAGTGGTTATGCTTGGGAGCCAAGTTTCTTtgtttcatgatttttttatcTTGATCTCTCGAtcggtgtgtgtgtgtatatttgTAGATGAGACTAACCAGCTAGCAACGTACTCAAATTGTATGGACCTTGAATTGAAGGAAAGAGACATTAATATTGGCATTCGGTGGACAATTGATAACCATTTACGAAAAGCATCGAATTGAAATACAATTGGAGGAGGCCGtccaatgcatgcatgcatatatggctGCTTGGCAGCTTCATCTATATGTGGATCGAGTGCAGCACCCTTACCCACACATTACAGAGATTTTATAACATGATCAACTCTGGTAACCACTCATGATGACTTCGATTGCCACGTACTTGAATTCAAATATCTACACTCGTCAGCTGAAAATTAGCGAATGTAGtcctcttaattaattaaaatattattttaaaaataactttataatcggacgaatcaaatcaatttataaaattatttttatataattattttttgactaaattatttctctgtctctctctctatatatatattcaatatataattGTTGGAAAACACATAGTTTTCATGTTTCATCCTCAAGGTTTGGTAATATTAATAAGGGGCAGTACTCCGAACCAGTCAACCGATAATTTGAGGCCATATGCAAGCATGCGAGCTTATCCATACGCGTGGAACGGATGTgtaggaaagagagaaaaagggcAACCCAAATTCATAAATgcgtatttgatttatatatatgtgaataaaTGAAATTTCCCTAGCAACTAGTTAGTCAGTCAATTCTCTTAACTGACTTTTTGCGGCCAGCTTCATTATGATGATTATTGTTGCTATTATCAATATATTCACATGATATTTTCTTCTTGGGATCtaatgaatgaattaatattcCCACCACCCGGCCCTCATTTTTCCCTTTAAAATCATTGTCTGTCTATGTACCTTTCTTTTccgatgaatatatatatacacattttctcattagataatatataatttaattatcaggAGGGGCCTACTGCATTATCCATAATGATCAGAGCCTCTTGAAAAAGAGTCAATTTTGCCTCCTTGTCTGTCGTCTCATGTGGTACGTCGTAGTTGTTGTATCTCTTtagataatatatttatgtCCAAGATTGGTTGGATGATGTGCATGGTCTGTGGTGGGGTTTTATAATTAAAGAGTGTGGTGGGTGGGTATAACTggctttatatatacatatgtaccGAATGaattcactacaaaaaaaaattgtttaattgtAGCCGGCCAGTTATTTcatgtaaaaatgattattttatgtaaaaataagtCTGTTTTAATCGTAAATAATCATTCTCactatatataatctgttataaatgatcatttttcttgtagtgatattgGTACtggtttaatttcttttgttgGTGACGACATGCCTGCCCTAGCTAGCTCTTGAAGTTCTATCGATGATCTCTCCTTGTACATTAATTTACAGTTCGTTTGTTGATTGAGTAGCTggccatatattatatatatatatatatatgttatatgggACAAACTAGCAAGCATAttattggaaaaagaaaagaaaatccccTCCAAttgtcctagctagctagcagctaGATGTCATGTTAAAGTATAATTGGCTTTCCAAGACTTTTGTTCCTTAACGATCAAAGCCTGCATGCACAGCCAAAATTGACAacaaacataacataaataaaagatcgatcaggtatatatatatcattcattTGACGTGAGTCATGCACGataatgttaattatatatataatatatatatattgcttgtATGATGATGAAAGAGATTCGGGATATTTGATTAATCTTCCTGGCCTGTATCATGAGAAAAAGAGGGTTAAGTCGAGAAAATAGTTAAAGCAATTACCAGccttaaaaaagataaaatataaattacatcatatatatatatatatatataaaagtgcgCGCAGTAGTACTGTGCATCGCTCTTTATGAAAATCAGAAGTTTGGAGGACGGTTCCGCAAATTTGCAGTCATTTGGTCTGCTTGCATTACTCACGAGTATTTATGGTGCATTTATTTTGTATTGTCGTCTGTCTACACTCAGCATGTGCTTTTTGTTTGGAATATTCAAATCATGTGGTTTATCAACGATACTCGATCGCCTCATTTGTTTGGAGTAAATGATcatatgacttttgttatcattttaatttcatGTGCCTGTTTTTCTCATTTTAGATGTCAAAGTACTTAATTAATATTCAtgcaaatacttaaaagattctaAGCCCACTTACTTTAAAGATCATAATGATATTGTGCATGATTCACATTAGCtagcattaatatatatatatatatatatatatatatttatatatataatatgttgttCAACATGCACCTACTATATATGAGCCGGAGTTTTTGGCTCAATTAATGCAAAAAAGTACTGATTTTTCTGGATTTGTCTCTCTAAAAGAACTAACCCGGCCATTGAAACTTTTGcacatcttttttccttttataatgtGCATTGATCTCATTAGAATTTAGATcatgttaaaataaataaataaataaatgatgtaGCATGCAGGTTGGTCTTGAAGATCATCAAatcctaataaaaaaatttatgtgcaattatttttacatattttttacacattctattaatatgattgcctgtattacttttttttaatataaaacaactattttaatcaatcatatcagtgaaatgcataaaaaatacataaaaatgactatatataatagaattcaATCCTAATTAAAGGATAAATTTCAAAGTATGTTCTAAATTGGCCGGGAAATCAGTGCTAAAGGAAATCTTAATTAGTTGTTTGGAGCTACCATTATTGATTGCTGCACTCCTCTATTCTTAGAGCACTCGCATTGGTGTATCCAACGCATACCAAATTTTATCTAATAAGTCAATTAAATCTGCTATATTGGTTTATGCAAATGCATTTTTTTCCATAATAGGATACAATAATTCTTCATATTTGGAGAAAAACTATTCATCATCTATACattattttatcacttttttctttctcatcatAGTCACCATCCATATATTTGTTGACTTTCAATTTTAAGACAACACAATTGGTGTATATTTGTAGATCTTATGTATAAGTGggttttaattacaaaatatatctaaaaaattaatttttaaaaaaattaataataataataataataataataataaaatattctggCTCAAATATACATAATTCAATGtggtaatttttcttaaatggtgAAGACAATctctaaaatatgtaatattacatTTGCATATACCATTGCCAATGCTCGTGTTgttcaaatttattatatatcataCTCATGATCTCCTTTCCATTTTTAAAGCATtcaatgataatatatataacaagctGTTAATTCCGAAACGATTGCTTCCATGGCGATATATAGACCATATCTACGAAATGCTTACATTGTATTTTGTTATTGTTGAGACTGATCATTAATTTtaacattaaaattataaattttaataatgtgaTTTTGTTTATAGAGTCGATTTGGGCCAACGGCTTTGGGTAAAGAGAagtgttgtgaatagtaataaaaaatagttgaaaagtaatgaataatgataataaataggttaaaattaataataaaataataaatagtagttgaGTATGATGAGAATACATCAGATATTTTCAGTACCCAAACATAGCTGCATAATAACCCGTatgtataaataatattgtttatagaaaaatgttataagatcctataaaagtaaatttataaaatgatatgacttcatatgatatgttagatttatcttataataaaaataattttataatttaatatatttaattaaatcatattagtttatgcattttaattttgtgagatttttttgtgattaaaagATTTCTGATCTTATTTATACACAATTGTAGCAATAATGCAACGTTGAATTAAGGTATAAATATCCCTACCCTACCACTTTTACACGTGTAAATGAATGcaaacccatatatatatagattaatttccagcttattataatatatattttccattGACAAACGTATCCAACAGGGGACCAAAGTGCACTATCAGAAAATCTAAGAGAGATCCCTTTCATAAGGGGCTTGACCAATGAGAATTAACTTGCATTAAATAAATTCCAGCTAAGCAAACATAAACTGTCGAAACATATTGGAGACATGTCTTGTTTTCACGAGGAATGGATCAGATGCTCATGGATAACAATCTCAAAGTTATAAGTGGTCGTAAAACCAGCACGTAAGAGCGAAGTTTATATCAGTACGGATCCGTCGGCCCCTGCAAATTGGTCGGTGCGCGGGCGATGGTCATTTTAGGTACTGTTTAGTTAttgaaatttttcatctcaaacataaaattctcatctcatcatcataatttttttaaattcctatacaaaatataataaataatttaacatttttttaattttttaaaatctcaaaataataataatattaaaatataatattttaatatttaatcttaaaactcaaaattctcatatgagaattctcAGTGACCAAGCAGAACCCCGTCCCGACCACCAtgaatatacattatatataataggaaaaatatagttgcaaacataattatataataatttgtacatcaatttgatgtgattggttaaaaaatagattttattaaaaacagtgttaatttaagttttaagtatgaataaattaatattcatatataaattaatacgcgactgtacttatatgtagcaaaactatatataatatacagaaAATCTACACAGCAACCTCACACTTTTTTACAttattgaaaaatgtgaatttactattttaccttctattattttatattgacGTGTTGAGTGTGGAGTTGCTGTATAGCAATGCTCTATAATATATACGTACCATCCCATGCACATGTGATGAGTTCAGTCATTTTTCCGTATATGGTAACATGCACACACCCCTCAACTTGCGCAAGTGCTTTCAGCTTTCCATCCTTTTTTCCCCGCTGGCTTAGCTATGTGATTGATGAGCAGTGGACAGGACTCAATAGTACAGGGACTGGTGCCTGCAGTACTGCCTTGCCTGCTACTGTCAATCTATAATTGTTGTAGTCCTGATCTCCGTCGATTTTGTTCCAAAGTGCCATGGATCCCTTGGTCCCAAAACTTTAATTGTAAGTACGGTACACGAGATACCTTTGCTGGTCTTCATGGACGGTGTGCCCCACGTAGTACTCAGCTTCCTGGTTACTTGCTGTATTAATTATCATTGAGAGTTAATATATAATTCAGGCTATTTCTGCACATAATGAGAATTTCTTGATCTGTTACAAGAGTTAATTATTTGCCAAAGAGGAATGATTTATACAAAtctgaaattaataaattttgtataaatttttgtaaaaaaatagatttcacattaaaaaaatataaaaatatttattctttattaatgaaactcacttttttacaaaagccTTGTATATCATGACTTGTACTTAGCATTAATCTTTACCGCTCGATGgaccatatacatatatatagatatatcaaAGATAAAACTCAATTTGGATGGCATGGATGTAATAAGATTGCGGCTGCATGCATGgaattataactatatatatatatatatatatatttatgttaagAGCAAACAAACATAATCCGTCATCTTCACGCAGAATCATGGTATCGTGGGCGAAGCTGCAACCTCTCAAAAGTATTGGTGGATGGAGCATATAATAAATACTAGTACTACTGCTTTAATTAGAGATACAGAATTTTGCCATTTTGGGACCTATCAAACGCTGGCAAGCTAGGTCTTTGGACTGTTACGTAGACaatcaattaatattattaaataacccattttcatttATTCTGTCCAAATCAAAAGTTCAGTACTGGGGTAGGGTCGATCCTGATTTATATGTGTCTTGAGTCTGGACCTAATGATAAAGCACAACTATCATAGTTCAAGTTTTACAGATTCTGCGCAGGATTGTTTGTGAACATTTAGAAAAGATGGAAAAGAGAAAACAGATCGAAGACTTCAAAGAATGAATGGGTTATTCCCCTACTTGCCAATGGCACTGCTCTCACATGATTTGACTTTctgttgtgagagagagagagagagagagagagagagagagagagagagcaacgaTAATAACTACCTAGGCTACACAGGCATATATAGattaaggaaagaaatgagggaaTTTCATGGAAGAGTAGGGGGGGACAAAAAGGAAGAGGACAAACACTAAAATTGTGGAATATAGttaatatagagagagagatccaaAATAAAGCTTTAGCTAGGAAGTAGCCACCGTCCGACTCCACAAGCCCTGATCCCAATCTAACAATCTTTTCTTCTCATGCTGATCGTCTTCTTTGCACCCTCTTGGCCTCTCAAACTTTTCCTTTCCCATTTCAGCCTCACCATATGCGTAATTACCATCCAAACCCTCACCCACCAAGTACACGTCCCTTTCTCCTCCATCTTCAAAATCCtcttcctcttgatcttcttcttcctcttcttcttccactgCAGGTTGTTTTTCTTCGTTGGTATCACTGTCGGATCCTTCTTTTCCATCAAAcgcttcattttctttatcaccGGCTTCATCCGAGTCAACACTAAGAGTACAAGTTTTCAAAACGCATAGTCGAAGGCGGCCATGACTCCGTTCAGCTTGAAAATAAGTGTGAGTTACAGGAGCCTTGACAGCTTTGATTATTAGCCGCCCATCTTCTCGGTGGGGCCTAACTCGTAGAGATTCCGAGCCACTTATCGTTGTCAAGGGAGGTGGAAAATTCTGAGGATTAATTTTCTTTGCTCCAAAAAGTTGACGTGATTTCTTTTGCTCCCTTGTCGGCAAATTCCCGCCCTTGGAGTCCGATGCAGGCAACGAGAAAATGCTACTCTCCTTGATTTCGGAGCCCGTTTCGTTGCCCAGATTTTCAGTGCACAGTTCCAAGCTTTTCTCACTCAGCATGGACGAGGAGCGCTTATCAAGAGGATGGACGTAGATGTTTTCCTTCTCCATTGCGTCTTTGGGACCTTTGGGGTTTATGGAGATAGCTTGGAGGAAACTCCAGCCACCCAAGTCAGGATTTGAGGGGCTATGCTTGTCTAAGGGGTTCTGGGGCTTGTTGCAAACCTCCTCAATGCGGTATTTCTCTCCAACTTCTTTGGTTTTgcaatccaagaaacaagatcTTAAGGCTAGTTCAAGGGGTTGAGAGAAGTGTGGTGTTGGTGAAGACAGTTTGAGCCTCACCGTTTTTGGCTCGACAAGATGGGTGCTGTCTAGACATGACTGCAGACCTTGGTACACAATCGTTGCCATAATAATAAACTAtactttaaaatttcaaatgaaaatCAGAAGATTTACAAATCTAGAACTAAATGGAGGCAGAGGCAGAGATGATGAGTTGGTGTTCTAAATTACAATGAATTAGAGGCTCTTCTttggggaggagagagagagagagagagagagagagagagagagagagagagagagagagagagagagagagagagagagagaaacagaggaGTTGGTGTTATAAAATTGGAGTGAAAAAAGGCTCTCTGTAGGGAAAGACACAGAGAAGCAGAGTAAGAACAAAGGAACTATTCAtccaagaaaggaaaagaacagaGGGATTGAGCTCTTGGATTACAATGAAAGGCTGAGGTATTATGGGGGAGAGAGACGAAGAAAGAGAGACCGAGGAGATTGAATGAACGCGAGGGATAAGTGAGGGCCGGGGTGTGAATTTGTAGTCTCAAAAAGTGGGTTGGAGGGCCTTTCGATTCTTCGACACCacttgaattatatatatatatatatataattctatatacTAACTCACAGTCTCACACTTCTAAAGAggatatagaaaaataaaaagatgggAGTAATTCCTCGATTTTGAATTTCAACATTCTTACCAGCAAAGGGAAAGAATTTCGAGAAAATATTCTTCGTCAATTATCTCATGTGGGTAGAAATTGATCTCTTGGAAATGTTCTTATTGTTGGATTTGTGGAGTCTGGTTTATTGGCGTgttgatcaatataattttttgacgAATTTTCTAAGAGGCTTTGGTTGATAACTCCTTGGAAAAATTTTGGCATTATTTTTTACTCGAGAAGCACAGATAGAAAATTTCTCGATATTTGCACGATAAGTAACTTGAGTGAAATTCAGATATAAAGTTTAAAGTTGCACTCAATAAGTCGCTAGAGTAAATATTGAACAAAAATAATTCGATCAACACTCGACTCAAACGaataatgcaaaaaaataagaatttaggTTTCCATTATGTGACATTATAAATATGTACTTAATGAATAGTATAGGAGTTTTGAAGATTTTGAACAATGATATTTcgtctcaaattatattttgtgatttatcaaaataataaaattttctacAATTCTATGGACATAGGTCCGTTGCCAAATCACGTTAAATTTATGTCACGTGATTAATTTTTTTGcattcataatttttatttttctgtcatTGTGTTCACAACGCTTGGTCATGATGTGGACATGCATTAATTAGGAAAATACTTTTAACTAtaaagtgattatataaaaataaactcacaaatttatataaattaatatggtatatcaaattataaagttattattattacaaaataaatttaacaaattttaaaaaattacatcaatttatagatttattttatataatccgTTTCTGTCGGTTGCCGGTCTCATTAATTAATGTagttgagagaaagagagggggaAGATTACAGCTGGGGTTTTAGTTGCTACAAATTACCAGCTTTCCCATTCCCTTCCAAAAGAAAGCCAACAAGAGACAGGATTCTCTCAAATATTTACTGACGGTGATTGTTTCTTTCcccatttttcatattttataaatatggcAACGCCCCAAAACTATGGTTTGTGCATGACTCAGATGCCTTAAGAGTCAAAACCAAGAATTGTTTCAAATggaaaagaaggagaagaagaagcaacATCAGCCCACTCCCTTTGAAATTTCTACGAATTCAGTTGACTCATATTGCCCATCATATTCATGCCAACCACAGAAGGGGAATTGACCAAATTCCCTATAGTTTATCCTGAACAGGATCAGTTGATATATATCTCAATGCAAGGCTAATTTAGTAAAGATATTTCATAAAGTAGGTCGATTTCGAAATTTATATTTGCTTGGATCAGCATGGCGAGACTACATATTGCATGCtgcatggaaaaatgattatgtTTGGGGAACTTTAATTTTTGTCTGAATGACAGAATCCAATGGCAGGCCTCATATATTTTCTACCATAGATTTCAAATAAAGCGGATGTCATGGTGAGTCCCACCCAGCTTAGCTACATATTACCCTTGTTCCGACCTATTCAAAGACAGCCATGATAACATAGGACTTGTCAGCAAAAGTAGTACTGTTTAGAcggcaattaattaattaatcgaTCCagtttatcatatatatatatataagaaaaacgaAACAACTGAGAAGTCAACTGTTTCTTTAATAACACGTgtactcttttttaaatatttaaaaaatgaaatacatGATTTCTTCTTCTCCACCTTTATAAcatcaaaatagaaaataaaaaaatataatcttttatgcGAATtgatatatcaaataaataatttctatatcATTAAAATTGCAAACTCGTAGATACAAACATGAGTCTCTCTAATTTTGGGTCTTTAACAGTACCGGTTGGTTGTTCGATTTTATGGTAGATTTAacttatctttttttctttggcaTGGCTTTTCATGATTCAACTCAAAGTCTCAAAGTCTCAAACTTGTGAACTGGCAATTACCTGGATCGTACGAACAGCCTAAAGATCAAGACATGTTGAAAGCTCtgtcaaaaaggaaaatgagtgAGTCATGATCCTCCGCTAAAGTCACCCTTTTCCCTGTCGGTTAGCTGCTTGTTAGGCGGTGATCTAGTTAAGCTGCTACAAGCATTTGCACAGTAATccaatccatatatatatatatatatatgcacaacaACAACAAAGCAGCTGCTGGCAACAGTAGTGTAACTCTGAAAAtcatgtataatatttttaccgTAGTGGTGatctataaataattaatatatgcatGATCGATCAGCTAGCTTTTGTTCGTTGTCTTTCTGTGATTATTAATTATACATGCATGAACGAACGAACgaataattatgttattttattttcacttttgttTTGCTCTgtttctttattaaaataatgGTACTGGGATCTAGCTAGGCTTATGGCCGGTGAGGCTGATCAAACTAGTTATAATCTCAAGCTGAGAGCTATCAGCTATCGAACACcaacaactatttttttttttttgggaaccgAATAATTGACTCTTGAAAACGGCAAAGATAAGATATCAATTATTTGTAGTTATTTGATTTTGTATCTTAATTTCATGCAAGTTTCCTCATCCATCTTTGACAGTATGTACAGCTTGATGCTGTTTTCAACAGATAGTGATGATCAACTCGGAAGGTCTGGATCACGTTTTTCACAAATTACAAATGACCATGCACCTGttgttcaaattttcaaatacctAGCCCCGGCCCCTGGTCTTTTCAATTTACATGCAGTTACAAGAATAATGTGCATGCCCCAtgactgaatatatatatagtttggttTATGTTCCCCGCCAACTGAGTGGAACCTGCATGCATGGCTAATTCGATGCTCTCAAATATATGCACCTGATCATCATTCGGCGTCTTTGCATTTTGCAATCTGATATTTTTGATCTTGATCACTCGTTGAtccaaagaaattaaagatCGTAGTAGCTATATAGCTACTACTCTTTAAGGGAtataatatatgcatgcatgggtcGATTTCGAAGAGTAACTTTCGCTGGCCGCATGAACTTCCCACTAAATTATGACCTCAATGTCATCATGATCACTGACCTACTCAGTTATGTA
Coding sequences within it:
- the LOC122274948 gene encoding protein FANTASTIC FOUR 3-like; the protein is MATIVYQGLQSCLDSTHLVEPKTVRLKLSSPTPHFSQPLELALRSCFLDCKTKEVGEKYRIEEVCNKPQNPLDKHSPSNPDLGGWSFLQAISINPKGPKDAMEKENIYVHPLDKRSSSMLSEKSLELCTENLGNETGSEIKESSIFSLPASDSKGGNLPTREQKKSRQLFGAKKINPQNFPPPLTTISGSESLRVRPHREDGRLIIKAVKAPVTHTYFQAERSHGRLRLCVLKTCTLSVDSDEAGDKENEAFDGKEGSDSDTNEEKQPAVEEEEEEEDQEEEDFEDGGERDVYLVGEGLDGNYAYGEAEMGKEKFERPRGCKEDDQHEKKRLLDWDQGLWSRTVATS